The Apium graveolens cultivar Ventura unplaced genomic scaffold, ASM990537v1 ctg321, whole genome shotgun sequence genome has a window encoding:
- the LOC141701014 gene encoding transcription factor SRM1-like: MRENMEGLFSNVPQISENDMYTSDGWTFKDNKLYEDTMEEFEDYGSVAFFQRVALLMPWKTMESIKLHHQILMEELKWIKSSNGEFEDIIIEDSVDFEDIVREDIMTEGEVKQQANQQTSRPKKRGIAWTMEEHWAFMRGLEVCGKGDWKNISQFFVSSRTPTQVASHAQKFFKRMEKTEAEKSRTTINDIQCLCCTCTPCKFGSSVSLAKSSRK, from the exons atgagggAAAACATGGAGGGATTGTTCTCTAATGTCCCACAAATTAGTGAGAATGATATGTATACCAGTGATGGATGGACTTTCAAGGATAATAAGTTATATGAAGATACTATGGAAGAATTTGAAGACTATGGTTCTGTAGCATTTTTTCAAAGGGTGGCCCTTCTGATGCCATGGAAAACCATGGAATCCATCAAACTTCAtcatcagattttgatggaggAATTGAAGTGGATCAAGTCATCCAACGGTGAATTTGAAGATATTATCATAGAGGACAGTGTTGATTTTGAAGATATTGTCAGAGAGGATATCATGACTGAGGGGGAAGTAAAACAGCAAGCTAACCAGCAGACCAGCAGGCCAAAGAAAAGAGGTATAGCATGGACAATGGAAGAACACTG GGCATTTATGAGGGGGTTAGAAGTATGCGGAAAAGGAGACTGGAAGAACATATCCCAGTTTTTTGTGTCTTCCAGGACTCCAACTCAGGTTGCAAGTCATGCTCAAAAATTCTTCAAGCGCATGGAGAAAACAGAGGCTGAGAAAAGTAGGACAACCATTAACGACATTCAGTGTTTGTGTTGCACCTGTACCCCATGCAAGTTTGGGTCCTCGGTGTCTTTAGCCAAATCCTCCAGGAAATAA